One genomic segment of Candidatus Berkiella aquae includes these proteins:
- the fabV gene encoding enoyl-ACP reductase FabV, whose translation MIIQPKIRGFICTTAHPQGCMQSVNEQIDYVKQHGLLSQGPKKVLIIGASTGYGLASRIAAAFGANAKTIGVFFEKEAEGKRTASAGWYNSAGFENAAKQKGLYAKSINGDAFSDEIKAKTIELIQQDWQGGVDLVVYSLASPRRKHPKTGELFNSTLKPIGQSYTSKTIDVMSGQISDITLPPASEQDIDQTVTVMGGEDWQMWIDALLEADVLAAGVKTIAYSYIGPQLTYPIYREGTIGKAKNHLEATAHHLNKTLSAIDGQAFVSVNKALVTQASAAIPVVPLYISLLYKVMKEKQLHEGCIEQIVRLFQDRLYSGNSQVPVDAQGLIRIDDYEMKPDVQAAVSQLWEQVNSENVMSISDLAGYRHEFHKLFGFEVSGIDYQAECEPEVSIASLQEMVS comes from the coding sequence ATGATCATTCAACCTAAAATTCGCGGCTTTATCTGTACAACAGCGCATCCCCAAGGCTGCATGCAAAGTGTTAATGAACAAATCGACTATGTAAAACAACATGGCTTATTATCTCAAGGACCTAAAAAGGTTTTAATTATCGGTGCTTCTACAGGCTATGGCTTGGCGAGCCGCATTGCAGCGGCCTTTGGTGCAAATGCAAAGACTATCGGTGTTTTCTTTGAAAAAGAGGCAGAGGGCAAAAGAACCGCTTCAGCGGGTTGGTATAATAGTGCAGGTTTTGAAAATGCAGCCAAGCAAAAAGGCCTCTATGCCAAAAGTATTAATGGTGATGCTTTTTCCGATGAGATAAAAGCGAAAACGATAGAGCTGATTCAACAAGACTGGCAAGGCGGTGTTGATTTGGTCGTTTACAGCTTAGCATCACCTCGGCGCAAACATCCTAAAACGGGCGAACTCTTTAATTCTACTTTAAAACCAATTGGTCAATCCTATACCAGTAAAACGATTGATGTGATGAGTGGTCAAATCTCAGACATTACGTTGCCACCAGCAAGCGAGCAGGACATTGATCAGACCGTCACCGTGATGGGGGGCGAAGACTGGCAAATGTGGATAGACGCTTTGCTAGAAGCCGATGTACTGGCGGCAGGGGTTAAAACCATTGCCTATTCTTATATTGGTCCCCAATTAACGTACCCAATTTATCGTGAAGGAACGATTGGTAAGGCAAAAAATCATCTTGAAGCAACCGCTCACCATTTGAACAAAACACTGAGCGCTATTGATGGTCAAGCTTTTGTTTCGGTTAATAAAGCACTTGTCACGCAAGCAAGCGCTGCCATTCCTGTTGTGCCTTTGTACATTTCTTTGCTTTATAAAGTGATGAAAGAAAAACAATTGCATGAAGGCTGTATTGAGCAAATCGTTCGCTTATTCCAAGATAGGCTCTATAGCGGCAATTCACAGGTTCCTGTTGATGCTCAGGGTTTAATTCGTATTGATGATTATGAAATGAAACCCGATGTACAAGCTGCCGTGTCCCAGTTATGGGAACAAGTGAACAGTGAAAACGTGATGAGCATTTCCGATTTAGCAGGGTATCGTCATGAATTTCATAAATTATTTGGCTTTGAAGTGAGTGGGATTGATTATCAGGCAGAATGTGAACCCGAAGTCAGTATTGCTTCATTACAGGAGATGGTGAGCTGA
- a CDS encoding TSUP family transporter: MFDLTLFQSIVLLVCAFLVGFSKTAGTSLSSVIIPIMVDAFPAKEATGILSLAFFFATFHAVYHYRHYVRWHYFPMLAPGVITGLFVGTCFMQDASNDSIKLIIGMIILTMLAFNAIQSEVASSFAPKKNFFIASLFGMVIGFSSVLANSGSPILAIYLLMQKEDKFHLIGTLSVFFFFVDVIKIPINLWSEVVTYTSLKLSLVMMPLMIVGGFAGIAFLRWISNQQFRRLVEWLSFAGGIKLVFRPLMNLL; the protein is encoded by the coding sequence ATGTTTGATTTAACCTTATTCCAGTCTATCGTGTTACTGGTATGTGCTTTTTTGGTCGGATTTAGTAAAACGGCAGGCACAAGCTTAAGCTCGGTGATCATTCCCATTATGGTTGATGCCTTTCCTGCTAAAGAAGCCACCGGTATTCTAAGCCTCGCTTTTTTCTTTGCAACCTTTCATGCCGTCTACCATTATCGTCATTATGTACGATGGCATTATTTTCCGATGCTTGCACCAGGCGTGATAACGGGGTTATTCGTTGGTACTTGTTTTATGCAAGATGCCTCTAACGATAGTATTAAACTCATCATTGGCATGATTATCTTGACAATGTTGGCATTTAATGCAATTCAAAGTGAAGTTGCATCTTCTTTCGCGCCTAAGAAAAATTTCTTCATTGCTAGCCTTTTTGGCATGGTGATAGGCTTTAGCTCCGTGTTAGCCAATTCAGGTTCACCGATATTGGCCATCTATTTACTCATGCAAAAAGAAGATAAATTCCATTTAATAGGCACGCTTTCCGTGTTCTTTTTCTTTGTTGATGTGATTAAAATTCCTATCAACCTTTGGTCTGAAGTAGTGACGTACACCAGTTTAAAGCTAAGTTTAGTGATGATGCCTTTAATGATCGTTGGCGGTTTTGCAGGCATTGCTTTTCTAAGATGGATCTCCAATCAACAGTTTCGTCGTTTGGTAGAATGGCTCAGCTTTGCCGGTGGCATCAAACTCGTTTTTAGACCCTTAATGAATCTATTGTAA
- a CDS encoding ankyrin repeat domain-containing protein, which yields MSLDMSSESIWDILPFEVQLLLTEHLIHTDIPLKTLFNLSLTSRRGYDLFNHAGTWREAVNTYFAPIAAQKRTVMKQDPKKLFLQLYQATSTLLKEQDLSFIHFVNACYNQTQPVQLNEAQIDCLQGLLLCVGRTIPQEPVPIEPTALAEYTKRQLNIHTQGLHFASALGNTHFVREHLENHKTAFATPMLSKAAILCAQTGHHLIFNLLLTHKPQAFDASTRRSALMLAADGGFTKIVAQFFHLPADRVIAFTLKKVVSTAITKNYPEILTLTLRGANHNRFAPDIRLAVIFATEKDNDTIVTKAYELAPKSFNSVTIQQIVLIAAKQGNLPLVTLFAKHPDLLCSSQTVQSAIKIAMQHRHEAIALELITAAHAILRLSVKRDLLEMAVAFGFNSIIRELFNQDIKMEPRFYDRLISIAKANLHSDTVRLIKRKMDGLPLEEEKENRTPDWLDTLSDTFCQLKLSSSSYQPTLFETTNVYTPIARTSTRNQPLAITTEEKRILRNVLL from the coding sequence ATGTCATTAGATATGTCATCAGAATCCATCTGGGATATTTTACCATTTGAAGTACAACTACTCTTGACCGAACATCTTATTCATACCGATATTCCCCTGAAAACTTTATTTAATCTTTCACTTACTTCACGCAGAGGATACGATTTATTTAATCATGCTGGCACTTGGCGCGAGGCAGTCAATACCTATTTCGCACCCATTGCTGCACAAAAAAGAACGGTAATGAAACAGGATCCCAAGAAGCTTTTTCTACAGCTCTATCAAGCGACCTCAACGCTGTTAAAAGAACAGGATTTATCATTTATCCATTTTGTCAATGCTTGCTATAACCAAACACAACCCGTTCAATTAAATGAAGCACAAATAGATTGTTTACAAGGCTTGTTGTTATGTGTCGGCAGAACAATACCACAAGAACCTGTGCCGATTGAGCCCACCGCGCTCGCTGAATATACCAAAAGACAACTTAACATTCATACCCAAGGCTTGCACTTTGCAAGCGCATTGGGTAATACGCACTTTGTGCGTGAACACCTGGAAAATCACAAAACAGCCTTTGCCACACCGATGCTATCCAAAGCGGCTATTTTATGTGCACAAACAGGCCATCATCTGATTTTCAATCTATTGCTTACCCATAAACCACAAGCTTTTGATGCCTCTACAAGACGCAGTGCACTCATGTTAGCAGCCGATGGTGGTTTTACTAAAATTGTTGCTCAGTTTTTCCACCTCCCCGCTGACAGAGTCATTGCTTTCACCTTAAAAAAAGTAGTCAGTACAGCAATTACTAAAAACTATCCTGAGATCCTGACCTTAACCTTACGCGGAGCCAATCATAATCGATTCGCTCCTGATATTCGTTTAGCGGTTATTTTTGCAACCGAAAAGGACAACGATACGATTGTAACCAAAGCCTATGAACTTGCTCCTAAATCATTTAATAGTGTCACCATCCAACAAATTGTGCTGATTGCTGCTAAGCAAGGAAACCTACCTTTAGTTACCCTGTTTGCTAAGCATCCAGATTTGCTTTGCTCATCACAGACCGTGCAATCGGCAATAAAAATAGCAATGCAACATCGGCATGAGGCGATTGCTTTAGAATTAATCACAGCGGCGCACGCTATATTGCGCCTTTCTGTTAAGCGGGATCTACTTGAAATGGCTGTAGCGTTTGGCTTTAACTCAATAATACGAGAATTATTCAATCAAGATATAAAAATGGAACCCCGTTTTTATGATCGTCTCATCAGCATCGCCAAAGCGAATCTTCATAGTGATACCGTTCGTTTGATAAAACGAAAAATGGATGGTTTACCGCTTGAAGAAGAAAAAGAAAATAGAACACCCGATTGGCTTGATACCTTGTCTGACACTTTTTGCCAACTGAAACTTTCATCTTCTTCCTATCAGCCCACTTTATTTGAAACAACCAATGTTTATACGCCTATTGCCAGAACCAGCACTCGCAATCAACCTCTTGCAATCACCACAGAAGAAAAGCGTATATTAAGAAATGTACTCTTGTAA
- a CDS encoding DUF4178 domain-containing protein gives MQLTCPACGGELEFKSRFSTMSICPYCQSILKRNGEMWQQQGKMAVLPSDMSPFQIGTQGKYFGKSFEMIGQLKVAWQDGSWNEWYLIEPNGDAAWLAEAMGFLSYSQEIILNETLNEPTFLNAGQAITIENMSYTISDIKEFECVGCVGELPFEFTTGMKGISIDLLTTDNNCAYLEYTHGKYRFFKGKNVSFEDLQLTNLRALDGW, from the coding sequence ATGCAATTAACTTGTCCTGCCTGTGGCGGAGAATTAGAATTTAAAAGCCGCTTTTCAACCATGAGCATTTGTCCTTATTGTCAATCTATTTTAAAACGAAATGGTGAAATGTGGCAGCAACAAGGTAAAATGGCTGTTTTACCCTCCGACATGTCGCCTTTTCAAATTGGTACCCAAGGCAAGTATTTCGGCAAATCATTTGAGATGATAGGTCAGCTCAAAGTCGCATGGCAAGATGGCTCTTGGAATGAATGGTATCTAATTGAACCCAATGGTGATGCAGCATGGCTTGCTGAAGCAATGGGGTTTTTAAGTTATTCGCAAGAAATTATTTTAAACGAAACACTCAATGAACCCACCTTTTTAAATGCAGGTCAAGCCATTACCATTGAGAATATGTCTTATACAATCAGTGACATCAAAGAGTTTGAATGTGTCGGTTGCGTGGGAGAATTACCCTTTGAATTTACAACCGGCATGAAAGGCATCTCGATTGATTTATTAACCACTGATAATAACTGTGCTTATTTAGAATACACGCACGGAAAATACCGTTTTTTTAAAGGTAAAAATGTTTCGTTTGAGGATCTGCAGTTGACCAATTTAAGAGCGCTTGATGGCTGGTAA
- a CDS encoding DUF350 domain-containing protein — MAAATWFNLHPLINSIVYSVVGFVMLGLGFYVYDKLTPWRMWKEIIDEHNIALAVIVGAMVLGISNIIAAAISG; from the coding sequence ATGGCTGCAGCAACTTGGTTTAATTTACATCCACTGATTAATTCCATTGTTTATTCTGTTGTGGGATTTGTCATGTTAGGACTTGGTTTTTATGTCTACGACAAGTTAACCCCTTGGCGGATGTGGAAAGAAATAATTGATGAGCACAATATTGCTCTTGCGGTGATTGTTGGAGCCATGGTACTGGGTATTTCTAATATTATTGCAGCAGCAATCTCGGGATAG
- a CDS encoding DUF4178 domain-containing protein, whose product MAGKYLHPDHKATPPQVEQLTCVKCGGALTLRAKGYTTTLVCPYCAALYNVTVNGLEIEGLSANKSNVTPYIPLGTRGKLHGATWEVIGFMQRRSPMTTWQEYLLFNPYKGFRWLTECLGHWNYVVTLHDVPKKNIIGNKLTYLDLTYQYYARYNAVVTYVVGEFYWRVKANDACQIEDYVCAPNILTQEKGADEQNWSLAEYIEPETIKTAFNLDANLPAKVGATINQPFKRKQELSAMVSVGVIGTIILAVFTFILIAANHEKTLSTGEFSAISNQVLSQSTPILPYNATTANSEPVSPNNQTPVNTETVSPTFEITDNKAFLHFYLYAPVNNSWVDLDAKLINEETGKSVYFESGVEYYHGYDEGYWSEGSTTNSMTFSALPKGKYHLVFNATTNAYGSLPVKYSLKQGGINGGSFFFTIFLMLLPSVVGLGYYFYFEYKRRIS is encoded by the coding sequence ATGGCTGGTAAATATCTACATCCTGATCACAAAGCAACGCCACCACAGGTAGAACAGCTTACCTGTGTTAAATGTGGCGGTGCCTTAACCTTACGCGCTAAGGGATACACAACCACTTTAGTTTGTCCATATTGCGCAGCACTTTACAATGTCACTGTAAATGGGTTAGAAATCGAAGGGCTTTCAGCCAATAAAAGCAATGTTACTCCTTATATCCCACTTGGAACCCGTGGCAAGTTACATGGCGCCACTTGGGAAGTGATTGGCTTTATGCAACGTCGCTCACCCATGACCACCTGGCAAGAATATTTATTATTTAATCCTTACAAAGGCTTTCGTTGGCTCACAGAATGCCTTGGACATTGGAATTATGTTGTTACGCTTCATGATGTACCTAAAAAAAACATCATCGGTAATAAATTAACGTATCTTGATCTCACTTATCAGTATTATGCGCGTTATAATGCGGTCGTGACTTATGTCGTCGGCGAATTTTATTGGCGGGTTAAAGCTAATGATGCTTGTCAGATTGAAGATTATGTTTGTGCTCCGAATATTCTTACACAAGAGAAAGGAGCAGATGAACAAAATTGGTCGTTAGCAGAATACATTGAACCTGAAACGATTAAAACTGCTTTCAACTTAGATGCCAATTTGCCCGCTAAAGTTGGCGCTACCATTAATCAACCGTTCAAACGCAAACAAGAACTCTCAGCGATGGTTTCTGTTGGCGTAATAGGCACTATTATCCTTGCCGTATTCACGTTTATATTAATAGCTGCTAATCATGAGAAAACGCTTTCGACGGGGGAATTTTCTGCGATTTCTAATCAAGTGCTTTCGCAATCTACGCCAATATTACCCTATAATGCAACGACTGCTAATTCTGAACCTGTATCACCTAACAATCAAACGCCTGTCAATACTGAGACCGTATCACCGACTTTTGAGATTACCGATAACAAAGCATTTTTACACTTTTATCTGTATGCACCAGTGAATAACAGCTGGGTTGATCTGGACGCCAAGCTCATTAATGAAGAAACGGGGAAATCGGTTTATTTTGAGAGTGGCGTTGAATATTACCATGGCTATGATGAAGGTTATTGGAGTGAAGGTTCAACAACGAATAGTATGACTTTTTCTGCGCTGCCCAAAGGTAAATATCATCTGGTATTCAATGCAACCACCAATGCTTATGGTTCACTGCCTGTTAAATATAGCTTAAAACAAGGTGGTATTAATGGCGGTAGTTTCTTTTTTACTATTTTCCTGATGCTCTTACCCAGTGTGGTAGGACTTGGATATTATTTCTACTTTGAATATAAACGAAGGATCTCTTAA
- a CDS encoding FAD-dependent oxidoreductase, which produces MSDSHSRRQFLKWLGLAGLGALAWPLGKYAYQQAFSAPRITSQGISPEYAHRLRNAAFPPVQKTYRTQVAIIGSGVAGLSAALHLQQQGIRDFRVLELESIIGGNAASGQNDVSAFPWGAHYLPVLSEESAFLYPFLQAANIITGFNQQGLPYYNEFYLCHDLKERLYLNGSWQEGLVPHQGLTPAEQAEIERFFALMKYYKHIKGVDGRNAFAIPVDLSSTDESFVRLDALTMADFLNQQHFYSPYLRWYINYCCRDDFGGGIDTVSAWAGIHYFAARRPRIANGDDDAILVWPEGNGFLVNQLAKGFQDKIQTDCLVYNVQVQDEKIAIHYFDGKSQQSAAYLADYVIMAIPRFVAKQICHLDFAPCFANHDKLQYAPWIVANITLTGEPKRNGADIAWDNVSYYSPSLGYIHAKHQSLQARRHNTVITYYLPLDDVTPKLARQTALNRTPQEWRQHIVNDLENMHPGISLLISDIQYRVLGHGMICPTPHLVWRERQQLQRAQGKLFFAHSDMSGLSLFEEAFWQGMQTANAVIRTLGSTLVQS; this is translated from the coding sequence ATGTCGGATAGCCATTCTCGCCGTCAATTCCTCAAATGGCTGGGTTTAGCAGGGCTTGGGGCACTGGCGTGGCCTTTAGGAAAATATGCTTATCAACAAGCTTTTTCCGCGCCTAGAATAACATCTCAAGGGATATCACCCGAATATGCTCATCGATTACGTAACGCTGCTTTCCCGCCCGTGCAAAAGACATACCGAACACAAGTGGCGATTATCGGTAGTGGGGTTGCAGGTCTTAGCGCTGCCTTGCACCTTCAACAACAAGGGATCAGAGATTTTCGAGTTTTAGAATTAGAATCTATCATCGGTGGCAACGCTGCAAGTGGCCAGAATGATGTCTCTGCCTTTCCTTGGGGAGCCCATTATTTACCCGTGTTAAGTGAGGAAAGTGCATTTTTATACCCTTTTCTACAAGCAGCTAATATTATCACGGGGTTTAATCAGCAAGGGTTGCCTTATTATAATGAATTTTATTTATGCCATGATTTAAAAGAACGTCTTTATTTAAATGGCTCTTGGCAAGAAGGTTTAGTGCCGCATCAAGGCTTAACACCCGCTGAGCAAGCAGAAATAGAGCGTTTCTTTGCATTAATGAAATATTACAAGCATATCAAGGGAGTGGATGGCCGTAATGCGTTTGCTATCCCGGTTGATTTATCTTCAACCGATGAAAGCTTTGTGCGGTTGGATGCTCTCACCATGGCCGATTTCTTGAATCAACAACATTTTTATTCCCCTTACTTGCGTTGGTATATCAACTATTGTTGCCGCGATGATTTCGGCGGTGGCATTGATACGGTTTCTGCCTGGGCAGGTATTCATTATTTTGCCGCCAGACGCCCTCGCATTGCTAATGGCGATGATGATGCCATTCTGGTTTGGCCAGAAGGAAATGGCTTTCTGGTTAACCAATTAGCCAAAGGCTTTCAAGACAAAATTCAAACTGATTGTTTAGTTTATAACGTACAAGTCCAAGATGAAAAAATAGCTATCCATTATTTTGATGGCAAAAGTCAGCAATCGGCTGCTTATCTTGCCGATTATGTCATTATGGCTATTCCTCGTTTTGTGGCAAAACAAATCTGTCATCTTGATTTTGCTCCCTGCTTTGCAAACCATGATAAACTGCAATATGCCCCATGGATAGTGGCAAATATCACTTTAACAGGTGAACCCAAAAGAAATGGTGCTGATATTGCTTGGGATAATGTTTCCTATTACAGCCCTTCTTTAGGTTATATTCATGCAAAGCATCAATCCTTACAAGCAAGACGGCATAACACGGTTATTACCTATTATTTGCCTTTGGACGATGTTACCCCCAAACTTGCAAGACAAACAGCGCTCAATCGCACTCCACAAGAATGGCGACAACATATTGTCAATGATTTAGAAAATATGCACCCTGGGATATCACTCCTTATCAGCGATATTCAATACCGTGTATTAGGGCACGGCATGATTTGCCCTACCCCCCACCTTGTTTGGCGCGAACGCCAGCAGCTCCAACGCGCACAAGGTAAACTCTTTTTTGCCCATTCCGATATGAGCGGTCTTTCCTTATTTGAAGAAGCTTTTTGGCAAGGAATGCAAACCGCAAATGCTGTCATTCGAACTTTAGGATCTACACTAGTTCAAAGCTAG
- a CDS encoding caspase family protein: MAKKALLIGINYIGTSNRLNGCANDMLAMRQELQKNGYTDITLISDDYARANYTPSRENILAQLRKIVDNAQPGDEIFFHYSGHGSYTRDLNADEPDGRDETICAISDGEITDITDDELKKILQNLPYGVKLAAIMDCCHSASVFDLKNNIDKPTTKITTERPHGYTVMLSGCQDNQTSADAFLSGKYQGAMTASFLAEVKKNGFKSVLDTLYSNSRSQLTKLRTSLYSWLRTNSFVQKPDISYEGLLPKSVPVLPSYRAAQSRYPLRQTQARQEREHQYKEMHAPLLKLA; this comes from the coding sequence ATGGCTAAAAAAGCATTGTTGATTGGCATTAATTATATTGGCACTTCAAATCGACTCAATGGGTGTGCCAATGATATGTTGGCAATGAGACAAGAACTGCAAAAAAATGGCTACACTGATATCACCTTAATTTCAGATGATTATGCAAGGGCAAACTATACTCCTTCTCGGGAAAATATTCTTGCGCAGTTGAGAAAGATTGTTGATAACGCACAACCTGGTGATGAGATTTTCTTCCATTATAGTGGTCATGGTTCCTATACTCGCGATTTAAATGCGGATGAGCCTGATGGTCGAGATGAAACCATTTGTGCAATCTCTGATGGCGAGATTACTGACATTACCGATGATGAATTAAAGAAAATACTGCAAAACTTACCCTATGGCGTGAAACTTGCTGCAATCATGGATTGCTGCCATTCCGCGTCCGTTTTCGATTTAAAAAATAATATAGACAAACCCACCACCAAGATCACCACAGAGCGGCCACATGGCTATACAGTGATGTTAAGCGGTTGTCAAGATAACCAAACATCTGCAGATGCATTTCTTAGCGGTAAATACCAAGGAGCAATGACTGCCTCCTTTTTAGCTGAAGTAAAAAAGAACGGCTTTAAAAGTGTTCTTGATACCCTTTATAGTAACTCTCGTAGCCAATTAACCAAATTGCGCACTTCACTTTATTCATGGTTAAGAACCAATTCTTTTGTGCAAAAGCCAGATATTTCTTATGAAGGTTTACTGCCTAAGAGTGTACCCGTTCTTCCTTCTTATAGAGCAGCACAAAGCCGTTATCCATTACGACAAACGCAAGCTCGGCAAGAAAGAGAACATCAGTATAAAGAAATGCATGCGCCTCTTTTAAAACTAGCGTAA
- a CDS encoding NUDIX hydrolase N-terminal domain-containing protein has product MLRHKHQWLLWANEIQGISQAGLTYAKDPFDLQRYQRLQQLAAEMVAYQSFDAFEKIQQLFASEKHYLTPKLDVRVAIIQEENILLVKEISDGKWSLPGGWADVNESPAENGIKEVLEETGLQVAITKLFALFDKLKHTHPPELPHAYKAFFLGEIIGGEIKTSIETTQVQFFHKDELPVLSINRVTPAQIALAFTHYQNKTLATDFD; this is encoded by the coding sequence ATGTTACGTCATAAACATCAATGGTTATTATGGGCTAATGAAATACAAGGCATTTCGCAAGCCGGATTAACCTACGCTAAAGATCCTTTTGATTTACAACGTTACCAACGTTTACAACAATTAGCAGCTGAAATGGTTGCCTATCAATCATTTGATGCTTTTGAAAAAATTCAACAATTATTTGCCAGCGAAAAGCACTATCTGACACCCAAACTAGATGTGCGTGTTGCCATTATCCAAGAAGAAAACATTCTTTTAGTCAAAGAAATATCTGATGGAAAATGGTCATTACCCGGTGGCTGGGCAGATGTGAATGAATCACCCGCTGAAAATGGCATCAAAGAAGTCTTGGAGGAAACCGGTTTGCAAGTGGCGATCACTAAATTATTTGCTTTATTTGATAAGCTCAAGCACACCCACCCACCAGAGCTACCGCATGCTTATAAAGCCTTTTTTCTAGGGGAGATTATCGGCGGTGAAATCAAAACCAGTATAGAAACAACACAAGTCCAGTTCTTTCATAAAGACGAATTACCCGTGTTATCGATAAATCGAGTGACGCCTGCGCAAATCGCATTGGCTTTTACCCATTATCAAAATAAAACCTTAGCCACTGATTTTGATTGA
- a CDS encoding polyamine aminopropyltransferase produces MALLLLFSVFVVSTCGLIYELICGTLASYLLGDSITQFSTIIGVYLFSMGVGSYLSKFIDKNLIEFFIKIELLIGLLGGFSALLLFVAFEFINHFRPLLYSIVFLIGCCVGLEIPLMMRILKEHYTDFKDLVSKVFTFDYIGALLASLLFPLLLVPHLGLVRSALLFGLINTSVGMLAIWSFRNTLNQHRLWYIKAMGCSVVLAIAFIFSNTLTTFAEAQNYEGKILYSKSTPYQRIVLTRNQNDIRLFLNGNLQFSSRDEYRYHEALVHLGLSQIASPKKVLVLGGGDGFAVREILKYPSVEEITLVDLDPAMTELFRCVPLLYDLNEKALQSNKVKIIHDDAFLWLRKNQQFFDFIVVDFPDPSNFSLGKLYSNAFYRTLYAALNQNGMAVIQSTSPLVARKSYWCIANTLSSVGFFVKPYVTYVPAFGLWGYHLVAKSEQFSPTYRLPHSLKYLTQNLIPSLFNIPHDMDYLSTEINALNNQALVRYFEDEWLNYVG; encoded by the coding sequence ATGGCGCTCTTATTACTGTTTTCAGTCTTTGTGGTTTCAACTTGTGGATTAATCTATGAGCTCATATGCGGTACCTTAGCCAGTTACTTATTGGGTGATTCTATCACACAATTTTCAACCATCATTGGGGTCTATTTATTTTCCATGGGGGTTGGTTCTTATCTGTCTAAGTTTATTGATAAAAACCTTATTGAGTTCTTTATTAAAATTGAATTGCTGATAGGCCTTTTAGGTGGATTCTCTGCACTGCTGTTGTTTGTCGCTTTTGAATTTATAAATCACTTTCGACCGTTACTTTATAGTATCGTCTTTTTAATCGGTTGCTGTGTTGGATTAGAGATCCCATTAATGATGCGGATCTTAAAAGAACATTACACAGATTTTAAAGATCTGGTTTCTAAAGTATTCACCTTTGATTATATCGGTGCACTGCTTGCCTCTTTGCTATTTCCATTGCTGCTTGTACCCCATTTAGGGTTAGTGCGCTCTGCCTTGCTATTTGGGTTGATTAATACCAGTGTGGGAATGCTTGCCATTTGGTCTTTTAGAAATACGCTCAACCAACATCGGTTATGGTATATCAAAGCCATGGGCTGTTCAGTGGTACTTGCCATAGCGTTTATTTTTTCGAATACCTTGACCACCTTTGCTGAAGCACAAAATTATGAAGGAAAAATTCTCTATAGCAAATCGACACCTTATCAACGTATTGTCTTAACGCGTAATCAAAATGATATTCGACTGTTTTTAAATGGTAATCTCCAATTTAGTTCTCGTGATGAATACCGATATCATGAGGCTTTAGTTCACCTTGGATTATCACAAATTGCATCGCCTAAAAAGGTGTTGGTCCTTGGCGGTGGCGATGGGTTTGCGGTTCGTGAAATCCTTAAATATCCGTCGGTCGAAGAAATTACGCTGGTTGATCTTGATCCAGCGATGACAGAACTCTTTCGCTGCGTCCCTTTACTATATGACTTGAACGAAAAAGCGTTACAATCGAATAAAGTTAAAATTATCCATGATGATGCTTTTTTATGGCTACGAAAAAATCAGCAATTTTTTGATTTCATTGTGGTCGATTTCCCCGATCCTTCTAATTTTTCATTGGGAAAACTCTATTCCAATGCATTTTACCGCACGCTTTATGCAGCGCTGAATCAAAACGGTATGGCGGTTATCCAATCTACCTCACCTTTAGTTGCTCGTAAAAGCTACTGGTGCATTGCCAATACGCTAAGCAGCGTTGGCTTTTTTGTGAAACCTTATGTTACGTATGTCCCCGCATTTGGATTATGGGGTTACCATTTGGTTGCAAAATCTGAACAGTTTTCGCCAACTTATCGTTTACCGCATTCATTGAAATATCTAACACAGAATTTAATTCCTAGTCTTTTTAACATTCCACACGATATGGATTATTTGTCTACTGAAATAAACGCTTTAAATAACCAAGCACTGGTGCGTTATTTTGAAGATGAATGGTTAAACTATGTCGGATAG